A stretch of the Polynucleobacter tropicus genome encodes the following:
- the greA gene encoding transcription elongation factor GreA, protein MSTIPITKRGAELLKEELHHLKHVERPAVINAIAEARAQGDLSENAEYDAAKEKQGFIEGRIQELEGKLSAAQIIDPASLDVSGRVVFGATVDLEDLEDGTKFTYQIVGDDEADIAANKISISSPIARALISKEEGDVVAVQAPGGNREVEILAVKYI, encoded by the coding sequence ATGAGCACAATTCCAATTACTAAACGTGGTGCAGAACTCCTAAAAGAGGAGTTGCACCATCTTAAGCATGTAGAGCGTCCTGCAGTTATTAATGCAATTGCCGAAGCGCGCGCTCAGGGAGATCTCTCAGAGAACGCCGAGTATGATGCCGCCAAAGAAAAGCAAGGCTTTATCGAAGGCCGCATTCAAGAGTTAGAGGGCAAGTTGTCAGCCGCTCAGATTATTGATCCTGCATCTCTAGATGTTTCTGGTCGTGTTGTCTTTGGCGCCACCGTAGATCTGGAGGATCTTGAGGATGGTACTAAATTTACCTATCAAATTGTTGGTGATGATGAGGCAGATATTGCCGCAAATAAAATTTCAATTAGCTCACCAATCGCCCGCGCTTTAATTAGCAAGGAAGAGGGTGATGTTGTGGCAGTTCAAGCCCCCGGCGGTAATCGCGAAGTTGAAATCCTAGCCGTTAAATACATCTAA
- a CDS encoding DUF4149 domain-containing protein encodes MSQTKIQRLFTVISGLWVGGFIAIGFLVVPILFTTLGDRQVAGVIAANLFKINAYIGVGVCSLLMLVANHVVNLGNGSYRQIRWILLLMLVCAVAAAFIIIPWMNALRDQALQLGISIRDTSNAKLFGLLHMVSSVVFIIQSILGIVLVWWSTKNAD; translated from the coding sequence ATGTCTCAAACCAAAATCCAGCGATTATTTACTGTAATTTCTGGACTTTGGGTTGGCGGTTTTATTGCGATTGGATTTTTGGTTGTTCCCATTCTGTTTACTACGCTTGGGGATCGACAGGTTGCGGGAGTTATTGCTGCCAACCTATTTAAGATAAACGCATACATTGGTGTAGGGGTTTGTAGCCTTTTAATGCTAGTCGCCAATCATGTGGTCAATCTTGGTAACGGATCCTATCGACAAATCCGCTGGATTCTATTGTTGATGCTGGTGTGTGCTGTAGCAGCTGCATTCATCATCATTCCTTGGATGAATGCATTACGAGACCAGGCTCTGCAATTGGGTATATCCATTCGCGATACAAGCAACGCCAAACTATTTGGACTATTGCATATGGTATCGAGTGTAGTTTTTATCATCCAATCAATCCTAGGGATTGTATTGGTATGGTGGTCAACAAAAAACGCCGACTAG
- a CDS encoding YhbY family RNA-binding protein, which produces MTALTITPAQRKSLKADAHGLNPVVMVGGDGLTTAVIKEAKSAINHHGLIKIRVFGDDREARIAIYEELCDKLDAAPVQHIGKLLVLWKPKDVVDEAYANLGRSSKQTKKSLQDPRTKRQPNRTSSKAGVRTSSSERSDRRSVSSKSPFERAAAAKSSTPKKRVLRSEAAESKIGWSSPGYRKATPAPAPIKKRKVRMSSNKKKSLGS; this is translated from the coding sequence ATGACAGCACTTACGATTACCCCAGCACAACGCAAATCTCTAAAAGCAGATGCCCATGGTCTAAACCCCGTGGTAATGGTTGGTGGTGACGGTTTGACAACGGCCGTAATTAAAGAAGCGAAATCCGCTATTAATCACCACGGACTAATTAAGATCCGCGTATTTGGTGATGATCGTGAAGCACGTATCGCAATATATGAGGAACTGTGCGACAAGCTCGATGCCGCTCCTGTGCAGCACATCGGCAAACTGCTTGTACTCTGGAAGCCTAAAGATGTCGTTGACGAGGCTTATGCAAATCTTGGCCGCTCAAGCAAGCAGACCAAGAAGTCATTGCAAGACCCACGCACTAAACGTCAACCCAATCGCACCAGTTCTAAAGCCGGAGTGCGTACCAGCAGCTCCGAGAGGTCAGATCGACGTTCGGTCTCATCTAAATCTCCATTTGAACGCGCGGCTGCTGCTAAGTCATCAACACCCAAAAAACGAGTTTTGCGCTCAGAGGCTGCCGAGTCAAAAATTGGCTGGTCTTCACCGGGCTACCGCAAAGCAACTCCCGCTCCAGCGCCTATTAAAAAACGTAAGGTGCGCATGAGCAGCAATAAGAAAAAATCGCTGGGCTCTTAA